Genomic segment of Pseudomonadota bacterium:
TCGGCAGCAAACCCAGGAACACGCTCACGCCACCCTGCTTGAACTGAAATTCTGGCCCCGGCACTTCAATCCCTATCCGCAACGACTTGGCGTGCTCACCTCCGACACCGCCCCAGAACCACGGGAAAGGATCGAAATCCTCCCCGAGACCACCGCGGAGCGTCTTGATCTGAGCGAGCTTGCAGCTTTCGCCATCGACGATGAGGGCAGCAACGACCCTGATGACGCCATCAGTTTCGACGGCCGCCGGCTCTGGGTTCACGTCGCCGATATCGCCGCCGGCGTTGAGAGCGACAGCGCACTTGACTTCTATGCCAGAAACCGGGCCGCGACGCTCTATCTTCCGGAAATGATCCACCCCATGCTGCCGCCGGAATTTAACCGCAGATTCGGCATCGGACTGGAAACCACATCTTCGGCTCTTTCTTTTGCGCTCGAAGTGGATGATAACGGGATCGTAACCGATCTGGAAATCATTCCCAGCCGTATTCGGGTAACCAGATTGAACTATGCCGAGGCGGAAAAACAACTGCTTTGCAATCCTATTTTACAAAGAATCGAGCTTCTGACCGCAGCCCACCGGCAGCTGCGGCTTGCGGCTGGCGCCATCGAAATCGATCTGCCGGAATGCCGTATCAAAGCTGAAAACGGCAAGGTCAAAATCACGCCGCTGCCCAGTCTCGCCAGCCGGGTCCTGGTCAGCGAAGCCATGTTGATGGCGGGAGCCGCGACCGCCCGTTATGCGGAGCGACACGCGCTGGCGATGCCTTACGCCGGCCAACCGAAACCCATGGAAGACCCGACCGGCGCGACAAATTCCCTGCCGGAGCTTGTCGCCATGTACAATCTCCGACGGAAAATGAAGCCCGGTCGCCCGGCGACATCTCCCCTGCCGCATGCGGGACTCGGTCTCAACGCCTATGTCAGAGTGACCAGTCCCTTACGGCGTTATCTCGATTTGGTGGCTCATCAGCAACTGCGTCTTCACTTGGCCGGCCGCCCGCCATTATCGGCAAAAGAACTCGGGGAACGGATCATGGCGGTCAGTTTGCCCAGCACCCGCGTTCGGCAGGCGGAACGGCTGGCCAATCGTCACTGGACCCTGCTCTATCTGCAACAAAACCCCGACTGGCGGGGAAAAGGCATCGTGGTGGCGCGCTGGAATCGAAAAGTTCAACTTCTGATTCCGGAGTTGGCGCTCGAAACCGAACTGAGCGGCGCCGGAGAACTTGTCCTCGGTTCCTGGGTGCAACTTGACTCCCCCCGAATCAATCTGCCCTGGCTGGAAGTCTTTTTTCGCAGCAAACCTTTATAAAACACAACCGGGCCGAAAAGGCCCGGTTGTGAAATTCACTCCGCCGGACGATGCGGAAATGATGAACAAGAGTAAGCCTTCACGACGATAAAGAATACGGATCAGCTACGACCTTGCGTGATCTGCAGCGAGTTCCCCCTTCGTGTCGGCATACAGCCAAGCGATTGGAACACGCAAATCAGAATTCAGATCGCTTGGCCATCGACCCCAAAAATAAACTTGACTTTGGAAAGGTCATAAGTTAGAGTCGGGGACACTAACGGCGGCTGAAGCCGCCACCGTTTCTACTCTCCGTTTCCGGATTCGGCAACGGAGACGGATTCAGCGCTTCGCAAAGCCATCATTTTCCGCCGGTTTGACGGGCGGATGAATACAAAAAGGTCACGAAGACCGCTGCTCGCGTTGAGCGCAGGCCTTCGTGACCTTTTTTGTTGTGGCGGCCTTGACCAGACGGCGGTCATGTTCCCAAAGGCGCCAAGTTCGGCCGGAATTCGAAAATAACGCATGACAACCATACTCGACGGAGAGAAAATATGCATATCATGGAAGGTGTCATTTCGGCGCCGGTGCTCTGTACCGGCCTGATCCTGACCTCGGGCGGCACCGCACTCGGCCTGAAAAAACTCGATTACAGGCAGATGCCCCAGGTGTCGATTCTGACCTCGGCGTTTTTCATCGCTTCATTTATTCATGTTCCCATCGGTCCATCCAGCGTGCATCTCATTCTCAATGGTATCCTGGGCTTATTTCTGGGCTGGATGGCATTCCCGACGATCCTGACGGCCTTGTTTTTACAAGCCGTGCTCTTTCAGTTCGGCGGCCTGACCTCACTGGGAGTCAACACTATGAACATTGCCTTGCCGGCCGTACTTTGCGCTTTTCTGTTTCGGCCCGGAATCGGCAGCTCCAAGGCGATAGTTTCCGTGCCGGCGGCATTCCTGTGCGGTTTCAGCGCGGTGTTATTTACAGCCATCATGGTATCCCTGTCCCTGTTTCTCACCGGTGAGTCTTTCCTGGGAGTCGCCAAACTGGTAATGCTGGCACATTTGCCGGTAATGATTATCGAGGGTCTGATCACCGTGTTCTGCATAAGATTCATCAAACAGGTCCGACCGGAAATGTTGGCCGACCTGGAAGCTACCCGATGATCGAAGAACCTTTTGCTCAAGGCGACTCGCCGCTCCATCGAATCGATCCGCGTTTCCGGTTGGTCGCAGCCGTCGGTTTTTCGCTGGTGGTGGCCGTTTCCCACCATTTTTCAACCTTGGCCGGAGGCCTGGTTATCGCCGGCGCTCTGCTGTTCGCAGCCCGCCTCGACCCTTTACCGGTTCTGCGCCGCTTGTGGGTGATAACGAAACTCCTGGCTTTTTTATGGATAATCTTGCCCCTCACCGTTCCAGGGGCCGACTATTATCAACTGGGTTCGCTGGCCATCAGCCAGCCGGGAGTCACTCTCGCTTTGCAGATTTCTCTCAGGTCTCTGGCCATTCCGGCTTTTTTTATCGCCCTGGTCGCAACCATGAATTTTTCAGTTCTCGGCCATGCCCTGAAAAGTCTGCTTTTGCCGGATAAATTAGTGCATCTTTTACTGTTCACTTACCGCTATATTTTCGTTATTGAACAGGAATATCGGCGCTTGCTGCGGGCCATCCGGGTGCGGGGCTTCCAACCCCGCACCAATCTGCACACTTATCAAACCATCGCCTACCTGGTGGCCATGCTTTTCGTGCGGGCCGCGGCCCGGTCCGAACGAGTGGAACAGGCCATGCGTTGCCGTGGCTTTGCCGGGCGTTTTTATTGTCTGGTTGACTACCCAGCCCACCCGCGCCATCGGCGTTTCGCCATAACCATGAGCTTACTGATTTCAGGGTTGGCCTTGCTGGAGTGGGGAAAGATCATTCCGTTATGAATAAAAAACCGATTATCGTTTTGCGAAACCTCGGTTTCGCCTATCCTGAATCTCAACCCGTCCTGCGCGACCTGGAATTGTCCGTTTGTCAAGGTGAGCGAATCGGCCTGATTGCTCCCAACGGCGGCGGCAAAACCACCCTGTTCCACCTGATCGTCGGCCTGCTCAAAGCGCATACCGGAGAGATCGAGATCTTTGGTCGACCGGCCATCGAGGAGAAGGATTTCGTCGCCGTGCGCCGCCAGGTCGGTTTACTCTTCCAGGATGCCGACGACCAGCTTTTCAGCCCGACGGTGCTGGAGGATGTGGTTTTCGGCCCCCTAAACCTGGGTAAGAGCCGTGATGAGGCCGTGGCCATGGCCCGGCAAACCCTGGCCCGGCTCGGACTCGAAGGGTTCGAAACCCGAATCACGACCCGACTTTCCGGCGGCGAAAAACGTCTGGTGGCCCTGGCTGCGGTGCTGGCGATGGAACCCAAGGTCCTGCTGCTCGACGAACCGAGCGCCGGCCTGGATGACGCCACCAAGTGCCGCCTGGTCCGCATCCTGCGGGAGATGGAGATCAGCTATCTCGTCGTCTCGCATGAACCGGACTTTTTGGCTCAGGTGGTCGACAAGACCTACCTGCTCAAGGATAAGTGTCTGCAGGGGCCGACCACCGGATCGCTCGCCGATAACGGCGGCGCAGGCCGGTCGGTCGGCATGAAATTTCCGTTCTGATGAAAAGTACTTGACTTTTCGCGGCCCGGTGATTAAAGAGCTCCAATAATCGGCTCTATGAAGGTGCCGCGACAGGTTGTTTTTTTTACGACATAGCAGGAAGCGAGATCAGGCCACGAAGGCTTGGGGAGAATAGTCCCCGGTTTTCGTGGCTTTTTTTATGGACAATTAGAGGTGGTTGCTTGCCGGAAAAGGAGGTGTCCGATCAGTTTGAAAATGATTTAGAAAGCCAAACTATTAGAAAGCCATTTTTAAAGAAGTAAAGCAGCCGTATCCCCGCCAAGAGACAACGGCTGCTTTGTTGGAGAAGTCCCGAAAACCGGAACTTCGGTTTATATTCTTACACCGAAGCACCCTGGGTGTCAAATCAAAACACCATCCGGTTCAGGGCTTATAACGCCATTCATGAAACGAGAAAGGTGCAAGGTGTAAAGCAACATGAAAGACCAGCGCAGGCTTTACAGAAAAACAGAACTCATCATCTTGGCCATCACGGCATTTTTGACTTGGTTGCCGCCGGTTGTCAAGGCCACGGAATCACAGAAAGCCATTCCCTCGCCAACCTCGGCGACCAGCGCCCAGCATCTGCAAGACATGCTGGTTACCGCCGAGAGTCTGACGCTGGGGCTGGAGCAGAGCCCCTCCCGGACCATCATCAAGATTGAAGATTTCGATGTCGTCGGCGGCTCGAGCAATTTCGAGGATCTGCTCAAGAGTCAGGCGATTTTCGATTTCCGGGGCCAAACCGATCTGATGCCCGACAGCGATACCATGACCATGCGCGGCTTTTCCAGCGGTCGCTTCGTGGCCGCCATCGATGGCCTCACCATTCAGAAAACCGGCGGCCGCAAAGGCAAGCACATCGTCGATTACAGCCTGTTGTCGACCCTGCCCATCGATCGCATCGAGATTACCGCCGGTCCCCATTCCGCCCTTTACGACAGCAAGGCCATCGGCGGCAGCGTCAACCTTGTGACCAAGGCTCCGGCCCGGCGCGATACCTTCAAACCCGACTTCAAGCTCAGCGCCGGCTACGGCTCCTACGAGAAACAGGATTACCTCTTAAGCCTGGACGGCGCCGTCGATTTCGTCACCTACGGCATCAGCCTGCAGAAAACCTCGACCGACGGTTTTCTGCGCCACAGTGAAACCGATATCGAAACCTGCACCGGCAACCTGGGTTTCGTCCTGCCTCATGACGGCTATCTCAGCCTGTCCGCTTCCCGTTCCAATATCGACCGCGAAGTGCCGGTCAACAACTTTGTCGATGATTATGATAATGATTACCCACGGGTCGATGGTGCCGGCTTCGACCCGTGGCAGAATCCCACCTGGGACAAGGAGGCCTGGTCCTACCGGCTCAATTACTTCCAGAATCTGTCGGTCGGCCGGGTGTCGGCCGGGGTCTATCGCAGCAAGGAAGACCGCGACCGGGCCTATCTCGACTGGGTCAATGCCCAGGATCATGCCCAGGGTTTAAAGCATAGTTCGTTCTACACCGAATGGATTCAGGAAGGGGCCCGCCTTCAGGATGAATATCGCTGGAACGACCGGCATTCGACCACCGTCGGCATCGAGCTGGCCCGTCTTTACGACGGCAGCGACGGCGATGACAAGCGCGTCAACAAAAAGGGCAGCTATCTTCAGCATCAATGGCGGATCGCGGAGGCCCTCGAATTGCGGCTCGGTCTGCGGTATGAGGATATCAAAATCTGGGTCAGCAACAGCGGCATTCCGAACCGCGGTTCCTGGATTCGGCGCGAATGGAACCAGCTGGTACCCAAATCCTATCTCACCTGGAAACTCGACGGCCTGGCCCCGAGCCTGCGCGACACCTCGCTCTCGCTCGGAATCAGCAAGATCTGGCACGCCCCGATGCCCACGGCGAATACAATCCCCAGGGCAAGCCGGCCGGCGCCTGGCTGGAGCCGGAACACGGCATGGGTTACGATCTGGTGCTCAACCGACGGCTCTGGGGGGATGTCGTGCTGATGCTCGACTACTCCTTTTACAAGATCAAGGATTATATCGCCTCCAACAGCCAATACGCGAGGTATTCCGGCTCCTCCGCCGGCAACCTGCGTTACAGCGATTACAAAATCAATCTCGACGAGGTTTACCGGCAGGGGCTGGAAATCAATCTGGCCGGCCATCTGAGCAAGGATCTCTCCTTCTACCTGACCTATGCCTGGCAGGATTTCGAAAACCAGGGCCACGAGCCCGCCGGCACCACCGAACTCGACGATCGGGCCCGAAACCGGGTGACGGCGGGCCTGCGTTATCATCTTCTGACCAGGACCGCCTTGAAACTCGACTACGCCTTTCAGGACAAGAAAACCATCGAGGAATCCGAACTGATCGACGACAGCGACCCCGACAATCCGATCTACAGCTGGCGGCGGCACGATAACCCGGCCTACCACAGCTTTAATCTCGGGGTCGAGCAGACCTTGTGCAAGGCCTGGGGCCCGGTTCAGGATGCCAAGATCGAATTCTATATCAAGAACCTCTTCGACGAGGACTATTGCGATGCCCGGGGCTATCCGGCTACCGACCGGACCTTCGGCACCACCTTGAGTTTCAGAATGTGAGGCTTTCGTAGCCGCTCCACCTTCCTGGTTGCGGGGTTCCCGCAGTCTGAAGGACAGCACAAGAAAAGACTCCGCGGAGTGGCTGCCTCGAAGCGGGAGCGGTCAGCGTGCCATCAGCCTCTCAACGATTTTTATCATTGGTTACGAGTTCGTCTCGGTTGATACG
This window contains:
- a CDS encoding RNB domain-containing ribonuclease encodes the protein MTSAKSLPELKNGALLLYKSQPAKLIRTGDKLEIEIISSLPLQNKKVRDKDVSCLHPGPVENLQILSPEPELLNEIRALLSGEETTLPELAELLFNQTTPSSIWSAWLVVTEGLHFYGSPHLIQARNDEDYALEREKREVKKARREKWQAFIERVEKGSILEDDREFMLEIENLALGQGSESRLLQHLGRQQTQEHAHATLLELKFWPRHFNPYPQRLGVLTSDTAPEPRERIEILPETTAERLDLSELAAFAIDDEGSNDPDDAISFDGRRLWVHVADIAAGVESDSALDFYARNRAATLYLPEMIHPMLPPEFNRRFGIGLETTSSALSFALEVDDNGIVTDLEIIPSRIRVTRLNYAEAEKQLLCNPILQRIELLTAAHRQLRLAAGAIEIDLPECRIKAENGKVKITPLPSLASRVLVSEAMLMAGAATARYAERHALAMPYAGQPKPMEDPTGATNSLPELVAMYNLRRKMKPGRPATSPLPHAGLGLNAYVRVTSPLRRYLDLVAHQQLRLHLAGRPPLSAKELGERIMAVSLPSTRVRQAERLANRHWTLLYLQQNPDWRGKGIVVARWNRKVQLLIPELALETELSGAGELVLGSWVQLDSPRINLPWLEVFFRSKPL
- the cbiM gene encoding cobalt transporter CbiM → MHIMEGVISAPVLCTGLILTSGGTALGLKKLDYRQMPQVSILTSAFFIASFIHVPIGPSSVHLILNGILGLFLGWMAFPTILTALFLQAVLFQFGGLTSLGVNTMNIALPAVLCAFLFRPGIGSSKAIVSVPAAFLCGFSAVLFTAIMVSLSLFLTGESFLGVAKLVMLAHLPVMIIEGLITVFCIRFIKQVRPEMLADLEATR
- the cbiQ gene encoding cobalt ECF transporter T component CbiQ, whose protein sequence is MIEEPFAQGDSPLHRIDPRFRLVAAVGFSLVVAVSHHFSTLAGGLVIAGALLFAARLDPLPVLRRLWVITKLLAFLWIILPLTVPGADYYQLGSLAISQPGVTLALQISLRSLAIPAFFIALVATMNFSVLGHALKSLLLPDKLVHLLLFTYRYIFVIEQEYRRLLRAIRVRGFQPRTNLHTYQTIAYLVAMLFVRAAARSERVEQAMRCRGFAGRFYCLVDYPAHPRHRRFAITMSLLISGLALLEWGKIIPL
- a CDS encoding ABC transporter ATP-binding protein is translated as MNKKPIIVLRNLGFAYPESQPVLRDLELSVCQGERIGLIAPNGGGKTTLFHLIVGLLKAHTGEIEIFGRPAIEEKDFVAVRRQVGLLFQDADDQLFSPTVLEDVVFGPLNLGKSRDEAVAMARQTLARLGLEGFETRITTRLSGGEKRLVALAAVLAMEPKVLLLDEPSAGLDDATKCRLVRILREMEISYLVVSHEPDFLAQVVDKTYLLKDKCLQGPTTGSLADNGGAGRSVGMKFPF
- a CDS encoding TonB-dependent receptor, which gives rise to MEPAGTQILSHLETRRPGPEPARHLALARNQQDLARPDAHGEYNPQGKPAGAWLEPEHGMGYDLVLNRRLWGDVVLMLDYSFYKIKDYIASNSQYARYSGSSAGNLRYSDYKINLDEVYRQGLEINLAGHLSKDLSFYLTYAWQDFENQGHEPAGTTELDDRARNRVTAGLRYHLLTRTALKLDYAFQDKKTIEESELIDDSDPDNPIYSWRRHDNPAYHSFNLGVEQTLCKAWGPVQDAKIEFYIKNLFDEDYCDARGYPATDRTFGTTLSFRM